The Pseudanabaena sp. PCC 6802 genomic interval CCCGTACCGACAGAGCCGCACCACCACGGGTGTCGCCATCGAGCTTCGTGAGAATCGCGCCCGTAATACCTATTTGCTCGTGAAAAGTGCGGGTGAGGTTAGCGGCTTCCTGGCCAGTCATGGCATCCACCACCAGCAGTACTTCATGGGGATTAATGGCCTGCTTAATTCTGGATAGTTCTGCCATCATATCCCGGTCGATTTGCAGGCGACCGGCGGTATCGACGATGACGGTATCTATACCTTGTTCTTTAGCTTTAGCAACACCTTGCTTGGCAATTTCAACCGGATCGGAGTCCGTTCCCATTTCAAACACTGGGACATTAATTTGTTTACCCAAGGTTATTAATTGATCGATCGCCGCCGGTCGGTACACGTCCGTCGCCACCAGCATAGTACTGCGATCTTGCTTGCGCAGGTGCAGCGCCAGTTTAGCAGTTGCCGTAGTTTTCCCCGTACCCTGCAAGCCTGCCATTAAAACAACCGTGGGCGGCGTATTCGCTTCAGCGAGGGGATGGTTGGACTCACCCATAAGTTGTACCAGCTCATCGTAGACGATCTTGATAAACTGCTGCGCTGGGCTAACTCCCGCCACTACTTCGGCACCTAGAGCTTCCTCGCTGATGCGCTCGACCACCGCCTTGACCACGCTGAGATTCACATCAGCTTCTAATAAAGCCCGACGCACCTCCCGAATTGCACTTTGAATATTAGC includes:
- the ffh gene encoding signal recognition particle protein, with amino-acid sequence MFDEITEKFEAAWRKLRGQDKISEANIQSAIREVRRALLEADVNLSVVKAVVERISEEALGAEVVAGVSPAQQFIKIVYDELVQLMGESNHPLAEANTPPTVVLMAGLQGTGKTTATAKLALHLRKQDRSTMLVATDVYRPAAIDQLITLGKQINVPVFEMGTDSDPVEIAKQGVAKAKEQGIDTVIVDTAGRLQIDRDMMAELSRIKQAINPHEVLLVVDAMTGQEAANLTRTFHEQIGITGAILTKLDGDTRGGAALSVREISGQPIKFVGVGEKVEALQPFYPERMASRILGMGDVVTLVEKATEEIDLADAAKLQEKILAARFDFNDFLKNTRMMKSMGSFGSLIKMIPGMKVNDSQLQEAEKQLKRCEAMIGSMTKEERQDPDLIAKSPSRKQRIAKGSGYKTQDVTKLVADFQRMRAMMQQMGQGKMPNLPGMPSFPGMPGPGMPTPNSPPGINYGKKKKKKKGFGEL